A segment of the Psilocybe cubensis strain MGC-MH-2018 chromosome 5, whole genome shotgun sequence genome:
CCGACGAATCTTCAGCTGAACTGGACCGTAGGTAACTGTAAAATGACATATTAACCCAAGATTTTAATAGCATCTGTAAAAGTAACTTGCATAATCCTTCCTGCAATGAGTGCTGTGCAATATGCCGTGTTTGCAATGATAATAAAATTGGCGGGGTCCGATACGAATAGAAGTACTGCCGTTCCGTTAGAAACAACCGAAAATCGTACGGCTGATATCACGATAGGTCATCAGAGAACTGTAATAAAAAAGGGAACAGATAACTTACCGGCTGCACCGATCATCAAGATGAAAGGGATAATTGTGGTCCAGTAGCTTCTTCCCCATACAGCGTAGACACGCCATATGAGAATAACATCACTGATCATAAACTATCACGAGAAGCCATGTCGTTAGAAGTTTAGCTGTACGCAGGTTGTCGTAACCCTACCTGTAGAGTAGCGAGAGATACGGCTGCCTTTGCTTCCCAAAGCTCAGTTCGTCCAAGTGACAACCTCTGAATAAGAGCAGCCAAGTGCAAGGTTGAGACAATCCACATCAGGATGCTGGCCCCAAACATAACTTGCATTATCCTGGCTAGCTTCTTAGCAGTTCTACAAAATGATTCTACATTAAACGGGTCTACGGCGAGAGCAATAATGCTTACAGCAAAATCCAAATGACGACAAGAATCAAGAGCGACAAAGcgccttcaagcttcatgtTAATTTTTTGACCGAAGTGAGAGAAATTCAGGGACTCGCCATAAAGTGCAGCCTCGCATAGATCTGCAACGTAGTTGAGCTGGTTGACGTTCATGGTACCCATCTTGAGGTCTAGATCTAGGAAGGAGAGTTTCCTCTGGGGTATTACGTAGAAAAAATCTGTCCTATTTATCTAGAAGCATCTCATTATTTTGAGGAAACTCTAAACTGCGCAATGATTCGCGTCAGTTCAAGGGGCGAGTGCGGGAAGAAAGTCAGTGTTTTAGGAACAGGATTTGGAGGAGTCCTAAAGCTCTGTTTCCTGGAGTATTTTTGCTGGCTGGTAGGGCGTGATCCAGTACCTGATTTCATGTGAACCTAAAACCAAACTAAGGGTAAGTGTGGCCATTTTAACGCCTCACTTTGATGGAGCTCAACAGAGGGTGGCTTTAAACGCCAGCACATTGAGGAGAGTTGTGGGCGCATGAGGGTTACTGTAAGACCTCGGCGTTGTCCTGGGCGTCTCGCTTAATCCTCGCAGTAACAGTGCTTCGCTAACGATCCACTGACTGTAGGACTGCAATGATGATTCGGTACAGGAATAACTTGGGAATAGACTTGAAACTGTACCTTTCAAGTGCAATCAGGGGTCTTATTGCTAAGAATAAGTGGCGTGTACAAATCGAATTTGCAGGTCACAGGGACTTTTTGGATCGACAGTTGAACGTGAGCGCTGAATATGAATGATATTGATCATCTTGAGCGCGTCAGCAGCTGTAGTTCTATTGACAGAGGCCAAACATCAACCGGCATATACGAGACACAGGCGGAGTCCGGACATCCAAAATAGAGAGCTGTGGTGAGTCGCGCCTGATAAGTTTGATAAGATAGGCAGATTGATAAAGAGGTCGAGGGATAAATGAGGGAATCTGATGAGTTGCATTGAGGTATTGTTGAGGTGACATTGCAGGGTTGGCTTGTCATCCTCGTGCCCTTGAATCCAGGAAATATTAAACTTGGGATCGTCTGTAATATTCGAAGACGTGCGTAAACACAATCAATAGTACAGAAGATCAAGATCCAACGTGAACTATACAAAAGATTATTCAACACGTGTCTGATTGATTTCGCAAACGAGGCGCGCAGAGACCTGATCCCCTTATCTTCTATACCTATCGATAGACGATGGTATGAATTTTGCGGTGAAACACTTGTTTTGAAGTAACATGTTAGGGGTAGCGACTTCGGAGACTCTTTCTCGCCTGAAGGCTGCTTTGATTTGGTCTTCTCGGAGTGTGATGAATAGTAAGATAAGAGATCATAATGAAGAGAGAAATTTGTGGACGAACCAAGAAAAGATGTTTTTTCTCTGATCTCCATTGGATCCTTCCGCCGCTTAGTGAGTTTCCGGCGCATAGAAACCTGCTTTGTAGGTGACTCCAGTCTTACTTCGGCATCTGAACCTACTATCGCAGAATTGTTTTCATTATTGGCGGTAGAGAGGCACGGAACAGGAACGTGAACTGGAAGATTCGCTGGCATGAATGGCAAGAGACTTACTTGTCGCCCCGATATCCAAATCCAAGTCTTTTCTGTACGTCGGACCTGCTTTGTCGAGCCCAATGGGAGACATGGAAACGTTCCCTGGAGTTGTCGGATTTGCCTTTGAGAGTCACTTCTAAGTTGTGACGAAGAAAGGAGAGATATTCATCCGAAAATCATGACGCTAGAAGGAACGCGGAAGGAAGGTTGGATATTTTAGGTGAGCCTCGTGCATCCCGTCACTGCCAGCAGTGACACCGCATAAAGCCCGCATTCAACATTGCGTCAAGAAGGACATATGCAAAAGGAAATCCAGCGAGTACGGTCATCGTAGTATTCATGATGCCTCTTGAGTTGACGAAAGGACAAGAAAGTTAGAACTGAAGCTGAAGGGTAACTGATTGTTTGTTGAACCGTTATAACATTAAAGTTATGATCGTACAATTTTAAATCTCCGACAAGTCAGGCCGACGGCCGTGTCGCACTTCTCACGACGGACTTTTAAACTGTCATGTCGGCCCGGAAATTGTTCAGTCCATGCTGTTAGGTAATCTGTCATTTCAGGAGCGTCACGGGTAGCACTTTTCAGTCCTCTGTGAAGGCTGCCTTCACATACACTGCTAGCGCCCATTGGTATATATCAAATAAACACGAGTTAAATACACGTtacagctattttcatatcgataaGCCCAATCttaaaatatattcatacagtcGGCTACAGTCGGCCTTGAATTTTTGCGTAACCTAGTTACATAAGGAATGCTCCGATGTTGAGTTTATATCAAACTATGGTACGATCTGGCAGCAAAGCATCGACATACCTTTCAAGTTTGAGAAGGGAATGGCTTTAGGGTTGCTGCTAATGTGGTGGTATTGATCTTAGTTCTCATAGTTCGACTTTTTGTAAATACTCATTGATGATTTTGCGAGTTTCCGTGATTTTGCCGTCTTCAGATTTTATGTTCCGCTCAATAAAATTTGTTGTTcgtgtatgtgtaaatttAGGGAATaggtctatcgatatgaaaatagctataAGTGGTTGATTGTGTGCTTTTTGTTGGCATTTATGTAACTCGATTTCCAAATGCAAAACGTGTTTCTAGATCAAATAGCCACGAATCTCGGATTTAGCCACGGAAAAACTACAGATTCACGTGAGGGCGAGAGGATGATTGTAGCTCTTCATCCACGACCACGATGTGGACAATACTGAAGGTAAACTTTCAGCTTTTCTGCAAAGACGGAACATACCCAGTACTATCTAGGCTATTTGGCACAGCCAAAGGATGCTGGTCTATCCATCGGGCTTTGATGCATATCCACGAAGTACATTTTTGTTTGCTCTTTCTATTTCACTTGCTAACGTTTTTACTCCATCCAAAGTCGTGGATACCCCAGCAGAGTACTCTATGCCATACGAAGATGTTCAACTCGTCACGAAGGATAAAGTGACTCTATACTGTTATCTCGTCCGGAAAGACAACCTCGTGAGATAATATCAAGTTTTTCAAGTCACTGTCGACTCAGCTTCTCGCTTTAATCCAGGAAAAAACTAGGGGTACTGTGATACTATTCCATGGCAATGCAATGAATCACGGGGACATGCTGTCTCGAGCGACAAAATTCTTTTATCAAGGTTTTGCTGTACTGACACTTGAATATCGCGGGTTAGTTTGAATTTCATGGAGTAATATCTGTAAATTGATTATCCTATAGCTATGGCCATTGCAAAGGCGTGCCATCTGAGCGAGGTGAGCGGCGTAGCATCGTTCGGACGGTATTTCAAATCCTAACGGAGCCTCAAACAGGTCTTTGCCTCGATGCGCAGGCCGCGGTAGACTACGTAACGTCCCACCGCACGCTGCGTGATTTACCAATCGTACGATAATTTTACCAGAGTGCAGCCGTTTATGCTCAGCCTCACGTCTTTAGATTATATACGGGCAGTCATTGGGTGGCGGTGTAGCCATTTATGCCACATATAAAAATATTAATAAGGTACGTACTCAGTCAAACTTCATGGGTATGGATGGTATCTCAGGGAAATTTATTACAGGTATCCGCTCTGATTATAGAGAACACCTTTACATCCATACCAGATCTCGTGAAGGGCATGCCGCTCATCAGACATTTTTCCTGGCTGTGTACTCAAAAATGGAGGTCTTTGGCCAAGTTGTCCCGTCTCCCAACGTCTTTGCCTATATTGATGCTTAGTGGTCGAAGCGATGAGGTGATACCTTACACACATATGGACAGATTATGGGCGGTAGCCCAAACTAGAGGTTgctcaaagaacaaaaagaacCCTTCGAATGAAGAGTATCAACCTCCCCAGAAGGATCTGTACAAGGTTTTTCTTTATGGATCCCACAGTGAGTAGACCCTACAAATTACATGATAAGAGTTCCTAATTGATCATTCCTGGTAGATAATACATTTCTACAGCTCGACTACTGGGAGACtatctttcattttctagaGACCGTTCTCGAATGATTCATGCTTGTTACCCGCATCACCTATTTTAATCGCAAACCCGTCTTCCGGGTATATCTTTATATCTGAAAACATGCCGCGTCTGGCAGTTTCATTGCCAGTAAGACCTGTGCTCATCGCTCTTTTGATCACCAGAAAACTGCACAAATTTAGAGGCGACGGCTCCGCGTAGCGTGCGAAAATGTGTACGACATGATATGATTCAAAGCTCGCAACAGCGCTCAGCGCTGGCAATCTGTTGGCTAGTGTCTACCGACACTCAAAGCATGCCCTTGGTGATCCATGTTAAAACTTCAACTGTTCAAACTGGTCCGTGttgtttccatttcttcgaCCGCTGAGTAATTGATCGTTGACGCTGGTGGTGGCCCGGCCGCTTTTTGCGCAGCTTTGTAAACATGGCCGGCGCTTGATCATCTATCCTCTGGGATTTGAAGGAATGAATGATGTACTGGAGCTTGGTATGCTATTGTAATTGTTTCGTCGTATTTTTTTCTAAGAAATGCATTGAGGACAACCCGTCACCCCACAGCAGTTGAAAATGGAGCCTTTTGAGGACATTACGGTGGTAACGGAGGATGGGATAAAGATTCGCTGCTATCTTATTCAGAAGAAAGACAGCGAGACATATGTTGGTGGGCGCTATGCTCTCTATAGCATACTAATTCACTTTCTCGGACTTTTCGCATGCTAGGCTGATGCCCGAGGTACCATTATTCTATTTCATGGAAACTCGGCCGACCGCGGGGATCTTCTTGAACCGTTTGCGTCTCAGTGGTGGAATGAGTACAATGTTCTTTTAGCCGAATATCGTGGGTAAGATAAGTACATCCAAATTATGTCCATGTTCACTGATAGTCCGTGACAGATACGGATTGTCAGAAGGAACCCCAACTGAAAAAAGGTGCCGTTCGACCTTGTGTGTGCAAGTCAGTGAATGAACGTACTCAGGACTGTGTAACGACGGGAAAGCTGTAGTGGATTACGTCCGCCACCATCCTCTCTTATCCGTACTACCTATTGTAAGATTTTCTGAATTCAATGTTACAGCACAGCATCGATAAGATTTTTCGTAGATTTTATATGGGCACTCTCTAGGAGGCGCAGTGGCAATTCATGTTGCGAGCGAGAATTCGGACAAGGTATACTTCTTATGTCCTAGTTTTGCTCCAATTCCTCTAACAGGTCTACACAGATAGATGCGTTGATCCTCGAGAATACCTTTGCGTCTTTGGCAGCTGTTGTACGAGATATCCCAATTGTGGGATGGCCCCTCTCAGTCTTTTGCCCAGATAAATGGAATTCAGTGGAGAAGATATCGAGAATACCCCAAGATATACCCATTCTACTTCTCGGGGGAATGAAGGATGAGGTGCTAAAGCTGCATCATATGAAATCGCTTTGGCGTGCagtgaagaaaaggaatGCAACAAAGAGTCTGCAGAATTCTTCACAAACGGGcggggaagaaaaagaagcagGTGATCTATATGCTGTCCAAGACCAGTTTATTATCTTTCCAGATGGCCTTCACAGTGAGCAATCGATCAGTGTTATTGGCACTCCCTCGTGACTGATTCTGGGTTGTATAGGTACTACACACGAAGAAAGCGGCTACTGGACTGTGACCTTTGGATTTCTTGatagtgtccagaattggAGGTCAATCCAGAAATGATATATACCATACTTCCAGCATACTACCCTTCCGTTACTTCAACTTTCGCCTACTGTATTTATGCACTGGTTCTTCAAACTATATGTATCAAGAGGAGTCATGGCACTCAATAATCGAACTGTTGAAAGAAAGAGCGACGAGGAAGTCCAATGCGAGGATTACTGTATAGATCTTGGGATAGTATTGGGACAACTTTAGGCTCTCGATATTgtatattgatattgaagtCTTCCCCGTTGAGGTCGTTCAGGGCAGATTGCACTTTGGGATCGCCCGGCTCACAAAGCAAGCGTACCGCGACAGCCTTCAGCTTTCTAACCTCCGGGTGCAGTCCATCTCGCCGAAAATGCACGAATTCCAAAAGCTTCTGGTCGGAAAAATCTGCTCCTGTAGTACACTCTAGAACCTCTAAATCCGGTAGGAAAATGCTCCCGGCTGTATCTGGAGTACACAGGAGGTCCAACAGGTTGTCGCTGAAGTTACAAGCTGGTTGGGGTGCCATATTCGTGAAATCTGCATGGTGAATCATACCACTGAGATTTGGCAAGCAGGATAAGCGGGAAAGATTGGGGCAGAGATGGAGACACGTAATAAACTCGTCGTTCGACAACATTGTGCAGTTAGTGATGAGGGTTTGAAGGCTACCCGGGATTCGTCGCAGAAGCGAAATTAGAGAGATTTTTGTGGCAGAGTggcagcaaaaaaactgtaaATGGGTCAAGGATGGAACTTGGAGACAATTTAAAAAGCCACATCCGTTATCGTGAAGGACCAATGAGCGAAGATCTCTAAGAGTAACTGTTTTTTCGATGGGTGCGTAGTTGAAGATTTTCTGGGGGTCAATCTCAACATGGAGTTGCAGTAGTTGCCCGCACAACTCAAGAATGTGCAACAGGGCGGATACCTGCCTCGACTTACATGTTTCTCCTTCCAAAGTCAGTGTGGTGAGGCGTTCCCAGTTCAAAGGTAACTTTGAAAAATCTTCAGGAATGTTTCGAAGTGAGATGGCGGTGAGATTCGGTGCCTGAAAGATCCCGCTATTCTGACCCGAATATGGATGATTGTGCGACCGTAGATCCTTTACAGGGCATATCCTCAGAGATTTTAACATAGGAAAGGCCGAAGAAGGCATTTGAAAGATGCGTGCGATGTCACTTTGAGTTAAACAGAGGTCCACTTCTTTCCAACGCCGAGTGAGATTGACAACACATACCAATAACCTGTACCCGTACGCAGAGAGGGAATAATAGTCGGGCCTGTAGAAGGATATGTACAATGGACATGCTCCTGACATAGCAAAGCAATCCAAGGTCAGTTTGCATCGCTTGTCTATGCTGTGCATCCAGGAATCAGCGACATGGATCGGTGGTGCAGGTGGGGTGGCAACATGGATTCTGGACCAGATAACGGGAGTCGTAAAGGCAATATCGCGCCAACCACGGCACACGCGAGTTAACAGGATTGGAATTTCGGTCGGGCATATTACTGCATTTGTATCAGTGGGAAGGcaacagaaaaaaatatgtCGTAGGACATCAACAGGGATCCGTCGAATGGGGGACAACAGTGCTTCATATTCGCTTCTTGTGGTGAGCAGCGCGTCGTATTGTTTGCGAATATTGTCGTAAATTGTGAAAGCGGCGTCCATCTCCTCACTTTCAACTCGTTCAGCTCGATTGTTTGTTGGGAAATTTGCTGTTTTATTTGGAAACATTCTTGATCACTGGGAGTATAATTTGTCCCTAATTCTGAAGCCAGGAAAATCTCTGTCATGGTTAGTCTGTTGAATGATATTAAGGCTGTGTGTGGATTGCAGAGATGTGGTTTGGACGTGATCGATTGGTGATAGTTGGTGATCGATGAGAGTTTTTGGATAGAAGTTTTTGAGAAGGAGTTCAATCTTGTTGAAATCTGATTGGCCAATCGAGAATCACGTATCACATGTGCGTGTCGCGACTTAGCGCGAAAGGCGACGCGCGTTACGCTCTAGGTTTGAATCCGACCACTCCCGCCAATAGACTATAGTTTAATTTGACGGACTCACTTAGGCATTAACTGCAGTTTATTCAGAAACCCCACGCAACCATCCGAATTCGTAAATCGAGGACAGTAACCGTCAtgaccatgaccatgacCTGACCGACTTTACCATAAAAGGAATTTTCTCAGGGAATTGGACTGGCTCTGTAGCAACAAGATAGATTAAAAACGTCTGTAAACTATCTAGTTCAATAGAATATCTTCGGTCGTGTTATCAAACTCGAGATCTTCTTTGCCATCTGCATCAAGTTCTAATGAATCATACAACGCCAACTCGTCTTGAAAGCTAAGATGTGCAAAATGGTTAAAGCGGTCCGTCCAGTGTTGaagaaaagtcaaaaagAGTTGTCAAAGCCATCTGTAAAAATCTAGACGAATGCCCTACTGGTTCATTATCCAGGCTGTCTTCTTCAAGCAATTGGGAATGCTGCTCTATGATGTTCCGGAATGACAAAGCGCGAGAAGGCTGCATTGGTGTCTCTAATGACCCTGCCTTGGGTTGTCCAGACTTCAAGGGTCCAAAGGTACTAGTAGTGAGTGTTGGGGTAAATACCGGGACAAAGGACACTCCAACAGACGGAGAAATTGTGTTACAAGCACCAACTTAAGGTAATATTAGCCATAGATAATAGAAGCaaactaaaaaaaatatcaactGTACCGTTGCTAGATTCAGCTGCCAACTGCCCGGCTTGAGTCTCCAAGTCAAATTGAGAATTGCCTTTGTCTTTGTGTTTTTGAGTTGCTTGGAATTGTCTTTGAAGTCGAGGCTTTCCTTCAGATCGAATATAGTTGTCGCGTACATGCATTTTGAGCTCGCTCAGGTCGACAAGGGTACTGTTTGACAAACGCAATCGGTTGGTTAAAATATTCCCAAATACACTGAAAAGTCTCGCAGGACGCTGCATTGGCCCAAACCAAGAAAAGTTGGGATGCAAAGAGTAAAATATGGTACACAATTAGCTAAGAATGCTATCAGGCATTGTCAGTTGACTTCATTAGCAGCTATGGTCCTCCCAGGGCCCAGAGCCCCAACACTCTAGTGGATTCCATACGCTAAGTTCATTGATGCCGTGGTTCAATTTTGGAATAGCGCAGATGGCACTGAGTCAGCATTGAATATTGACAGCCAAATGGGTAACGTCATGACCGCTATGAACAGTCACTAACTGTCTCTGACTTTGATGGTAACCGTAACTTTTATGACCGTCATTCATGGGCTGACCGCCCACCACTGGGTCATCGGTCAGAAGCGAAATTCTCTCCTTTTGGAGTTAAGTATTCGCGTTTTAAGGCTCAATAACATGAAGTGACAGCGCACTTCTTTTCCCAACACAGTATTTTGCCAAATCTTCAGCTGGATTTTGAATTGTGGGTCCTAGACTCCGTCATTTGAACTCGCCTTCATTTTAAATCCTCCTGTTTGCATTTTATAACTCTGGAATCTCTATATTCTTTCTCTCATTACTACTACATAGCACAAGGGCCGCCAACTGGCTCCGGTAAATGGCTTCTAACGCCCCCTGTCAAATACTAGTTACGACATTAGAAGAAGGCTAGCTTAATTTGTCGGCTTTATATACGAGAGGTGAAGCTTACATGCATGCTTAGTGTATCTTTTTCAAGTTACCTGCCTCTTCACAGTCGTTTCTCGTGTCCCGTACCAGTCACTCTTTTAACCTATTCCAATCCAATCGCACTTAAAGATGTTCAAGCTATCTGTAGCGTTCATCACTTTTGTCCTTTTCCAAAACATACTGGCCGCTCCGGTCCTGCTCACAACCTCCCCACTGGGTACTACAGAAGTCAATGCGGTAAACCGTAAGCTTCTTTGTAACATACGTAGACCTAACCTGACGCTTTGATTGACTGCAGGTCGCGCCAACGGTGATCCTGGACAGGCGCATGACATATACAGCAATGATATCTCTGTCTTGGACAATGAAGACGATATTGTCAACCGTAGGCAGAGTGCAGGATCTGTTATAGCGACCCTGCCACCTCATTTGCAGGGAACTACGACAGGTGGTTCTCTCGGCCCATACACTGGTGTCTTCAACACCGTCGGAGACACTTTCGACCTCCCGCATGCACGCGAAATTCGACCTATCCACATCTTGCCTAATCCACTCGAAGCTGTTCATGGAGTCTCTGTCAGAGAACTGCCTGACACTTTGATTGACCACACAGACGATGATGGCTCGCTTCTCGACCCTTTGTCTGCCCCAACTTCACTTGTAAGCCACGATGGCCTGGGAGACGGTGGTCTTTCGGATCCCGCGGCTTCATTGAACTCCCTCGTTGACcccgatgatgatggtgaagatggagacgatgacaatgatgacgacgacgggaAAGATGACGGTGGGGACGAAAGTGAAGGTGGGGACGATGACAATGGGGCCGATATGGACAATGATATCGGTGTTGATAAGGAcggggaagatgatgaatacAGTAGTGATGTGGAAGACAATGACACTAACTTGGACAACGGAGACGATTCGATCGAAGGGGAGCAGAACACCGCCGACAACGAAGACAGCGGTGACGGAGGCGAGGACGATGTTGAAGGTCGCACTGAAGATATACCCCGCCGTCCGTTCAGATTACCGCCACCCTCCCGACTCTCCAGGTCGCTTCCTCCTTGTTGAATCACTCTTGAATATTATTCAACGGTAGATGTGTCGAATCCGCAGTACCTGCTGTCCGTTTCGTCTTCTACTAGTACTAGCTAATAAAATACTTTTTTAATTTAACCAAAATCTGCAGAATCTACCCTTTTCATCCTAAAAAACATTGTCTATATGTATTTGCGATACAAGACGCAATTTTCCAACAAGGAACTGCGATTGAcgaggacccgggaagctcccgtACAGGCATGTCCGGATTTTCGCGGATTTCAGGCcaaaaaatggcaatttctttgtccagtTCTCGCCGATTTGAGGGCGCCGCAGGCaaaattttggccaaaaaaagtccggtttggcggatttgaggcccatATTTTAAAAACCTTCTGTAGTAATTGTTCAAAGGCGGCATGCCGCAACCATTTTTTCCCAGATGCAGCTAATTGTTGGCCAAATTTGGGGCTGGGATCCCGCTTAGATTG
Coding sequences within it:
- a CDS encoding Protein bem46, giving the protein MEPFEDITVVTEDGIKIRCYLIQKKDSETYADARGTIILFHGNSADRGDLLEPFASQWWNEYNVLLAEYRGYGLSEGTPTEKRCPVVDYVRHHPLLSVLPIILYGHSLGGAVAIHVASENSDKIDALILENTFASLAAVVRDIPIVGWPLSVFCPDKWNSVEKISRIPQDIPILLLGGMKDEVLKLHHMKSLWRAVKKRNATKSLQNSSQTGGEEKEAGDLYAVQDQFIIFPDGLHSTTHEESGYWTVTFGFLDSVQNWRSIQK
- a CDS encoding Protein bem46 codes for the protein MWTILKAIWHSQRMLVYPSGFDAYPRIVDTPAEYSMPYEDVQLVTKDKVTLYCYLVRKDNLEKTRGTVILFHGNAMNHGDMLSRATKFFYQGFAVLTLEYRGYGHCKGVPSERGLCLDAQAAVDYVTSHRTLRDLPIIIYGQSLGGGVAIYATYKNINKVSALIIENTFTSIPDLVKGMPLIRHFSWLCTQKWRSLAKLSRLPTSLPILMLSGRSDEVIPYTHMDRLWAVAQTRGCSKNKKNPSNEEYQPPQKDLYKVFLYGSHNNTFLQLDYWETIFHFLETVLE